In a genomic window of Urocitellus parryii isolate mUroPar1 chromosome 11, mUroPar1.hap1, whole genome shotgun sequence:
- the Vcam1 gene encoding vascular cell adhesion protein 1 codes for MISSSQQQLKMPVVLFGASNIFWMVFAASQAFKIETYPESWILAQIGDSVSLTCSTTGCESPVFSWRTQIDSPLNGKVKNEGTNSTLTMDPVSFENEHSYLCTATCGSEKLEKGIQVEIYSFPKDPEIHFSGLLEVGKQVTVKCLIPDVYPFDRLEMDLWKDDHLMKNQEFLEDMDRKSLETKSLEVTFIPVMEDTGKALICRAQLNIYETESVPPKRNTTKELQVYISPKNTVISVHPSTRLQEGDSVTMTCSSEGLPAPKIIWNKKLDNENLQLLSGNETLTLIAMRMEDSGTYVCEGVNSIGRSQKEVELIVEEKPFTVDIFPGPQVVAQIGDSVVLTCRVTGCESPSLSWRTQIDSPLSGKVTSEGTESTLTLSPVGFENEHSYLCTVTCGRRKLEKRIRVELYSFPTDPEIEMSGLLVNGNPVTVSCRVPNVYPFDHLEIELLNGETILMKKNFLEEMDRKSLETKSLEVTFTPTTEDSGKVLVCRAKLHTGEMESEHKQRQSTQTLYVNVAPKDIQLTVFPSESVKEGDTVIISCTCGNIPETWIILKKKAKTGDTVLKSIDGAYTILKVQLEDAGVYECESKNEVGSQLRNLTLDVKGRDNTKDYFSPELLVLYCASSLIIPAIGMIIYFARKANMKGSYSLVEAQKSKV; via the exons ATGATTTCCTCATCACAGCAGCAACTTAAAATGCCTGTTGTGCTCTTTGGAGCCTCGAATATATTTTGGATGGTGTTTGCAGCTT CTCAAGCTTTTAAAATCGAGACCTATCCTGAATCCTGGATTCTAGCTCAGATTGGTGACTCCGTCTCCTTGACTTGCAGCACTACGGGCTGTGAGTCTCCAGTTTTTTCGTGGAGAACCCAGATAGACAGTCCATTAAATGGGAAGGTGAAGAATGAGGGCACAAATTCCACATTGACCATGGATCCTGTTAGTTTTGAGAATGAACACTCTTACCTGTGCACAGCAACTTGCGGATCTGAGAAACTGGAAAAAGGAATCCAGGTGGAGATCTACT CTTTCCCTAAGGATCCAGAAATTCACTTCAGTGGTCTTCTGGAGGTCGGGAAGCAGGTCACAGTCAAGTGCTTGATCCCTGATGTATACCCGTTTGACAGGCTGGAGATGGATTTATGGAAAGATGATCATCTCATGAAGAATCAGGAATTTCTGGAAGATATGGATAGGAAGTCCCTGGAAACCAAGAGTTTGGAAGTAACCTTTATTCCTGTCATGGAGGATACTGGAAAAGCTCTTATTTGTAGAGCTCAATTAAACATTTATGAAACTGAATCTGTGCCCCCAAAAAGGAACACTACCAAAGAACTGCAAGTCTACA TCTCACCCAAGAATACAGTCATCTCCGTGCATCCCTCCACAAGGCTGCAAGAAGGTGATTCTGTAACAATGACATGTTCCAGTGAGGGTCTGCCAGCTCCAAAGATTATCTGGAACAAGAAATTAGATAATGAGAATCTACAGCTTCTTTCTGGTAATGAGACTCTCACCTTAATTGCTATGAGGATGGAAGATTCTGGAACATATGTATGTGAAGGAGTTAATTCTATTGGAAGAAGCCAAAAAGAGGTGGAATTAATTGTTGAAG agaAACCATTTACTGTTGACATCTTCCCTGGACCTCAGGTTGTTGCTCAGATAGGGGACTCAGTTGTGCTAACATGCCGTGTCACAGGCTGTGAGTCCCCATCTCTCTCTTGGAGAACCCAGATAGATAGCCCTCTGAGCGGGAAGGTGACAAGTGAAGGGACGGAGTCCACACTGACCCTGAGCCCTGTGGGTTTTGAGAACGAACACTCTTACCTGTGCACTGTCACCTGTGGACGGAGGAAACTGGAAAAAAGAATCAGAGTGGAGCTCTACT CCTTCCCTACAGATCCAGAAATTGAGATGAGTGGTCTACTTGTGAATGGAAACCCCGTCACTGTAAGCTGCAGGGTTCCTAATGTGTACCCTTTTGACCATTTGGAGATCGAATTACTTAATGGGGAGACTATTCTgatgaaaaaaaactttttggagGAAATGGATAGGAAATCCCTAGAGACCAAAAGTTTGGAAGTAACCTTCACCCCCACCACGGAAGATAGTGGAAAAGTTCTTGTTTGTCGGGCTAAGTTACATACTGGTGAAATGGAATCTGAACACAAACAAAGGCAGAGTACACAGACGCTTTATGTCAATG TTGCTCCAAAAGACATACAGCTTACAGTGTTTCCTTCTGAGAGTGTCAAGGAAGGAGACACTGTCATTATCTCCTGCACATGTGGAAATATTCCAGAAACTTGGATAATCctgaagaagaaagcaaagacAGGAGACACGGTGCTGAAATCTATAGATGGCGCATACACCATCCTCAAGGTGCAGCTGGAGGATGCAGGAGTATATGAATGTGAATCTAAAAATGAAGTGGGCTCACAATTAAGAAATTTAACACTGGATGTTAAAG gaagagACAATACCAAGGACTATTTTTCTCCTGAACTTCTTGTGCTCTATTGTGCATCCTCCTTGATAATACCTGCCATTGGAATGATCATCTACTTTGCAAGGAAGGCCAACATGAAAGGGTCATACAGTCTTGTAGAAGCACAGAAATCAAAAGTGTAG